The following coding sequences lie in one Deltaproteobacteria bacterium genomic window:
- a CDS encoding tetratricopeptide repeat protein: MEADPGNTEVRYLLGMAQLKARDYQAAIENLNIVHEAGKEDARLIFGIGFAHQNLGQLDDALVYYQKVKGMTGAAGALKEELSSGFFNLGLEYHEKKELDKAIDQRQRSLKIYLR; encoded by the coding sequence TTGGAAGCCGACCCGGGAAACACAGAGGTGCGGTATTTACTTGGAATGGCCCAGTTAAAGGCAAGAGATTATCAAGCTGCCATTGAAAATCTTAATATTGTCCATGAGGCCGGAAAAGAGGATGCCCGCCTTATATTCGGCATTGGATTTGCTCATCAGAACCTCGGGCAATTGGACGACGCCCTTGTTTACTATCAAAAAGTAAAGGGGATGACAGGCGCAGCCGGGGCATTAAAAGAGGAATTATCATCAGGTTTTTTTAATCTTGGACTTGAATATCATGAGAAAAAGGAGTTGGACAAGGCAATTGATCAGCGGCAAAGGAGTTTGAAAATATACTTAAGATAA